In Flavobacterium sp. WV_118_3, one DNA window encodes the following:
- a CDS encoding cell wall metabolism sensor histidine kinase WalK, with product MSISFKKSYRFAVKSAFYITLFSTLLIAGLTYWFYELNYKFCIIFASGVYFFSFFVLQYRVERFIYRRVKKIYDDVSLLDSTTLRSQPVTTDMATLMNEVQKFAKDKKIEIETLKIREEYRREFLGNVSHELKTPLFTVQGYLLTLLDGAMNDKTIRKKYLQRAEKGVERLIYIVKDLDMITKLETGDLNLEFTEFNIVDVIQNVLDLLEMRADQKNIILMFDRKYTKPVKVFADKERIQQVVTNLVENSIKYGKENGTTEISIEDLVNNKVIIRVTDNGEGIQKQFISRLFERFFRVDKSGARSEGGSGLGLAIVKHIIEAHDERIYVESKIGVGSEFSFTLEKTK from the coding sequence ATGTCCATAAGCTTTAAAAAATCATACAGATTTGCGGTCAAATCTGCGTTCTATATTACCCTTTTTTCCACCTTATTAATCGCAGGATTGACGTATTGGTTTTATGAACTGAACTATAAATTCTGTATTATTTTTGCTTCAGGCGTTTACTTTTTTTCCTTTTTCGTACTGCAATACCGCGTAGAACGCTTTATCTACCGACGGGTTAAAAAAATCTATGACGACGTGTCGTTACTGGATTCGACCACACTCAGAAGTCAGCCGGTTACAACCGATATGGCGACACTGATGAACGAAGTACAGAAATTTGCAAAAGACAAAAAAATAGAAATTGAAACGTTAAAAATTCGTGAGGAATACCGTCGGGAATTTCTGGGGAATGTTTCTCACGAATTAAAAACACCGTTGTTCACCGTTCAGGGCTATCTGCTTACCTTACTGGACGGGGCGATGAACGATAAAACCATCCGCAAAAAATACCTGCAACGCGCCGAAAAAGGAGTCGAACGATTGATCTATATCGTAAAAGATCTGGATATGATCACCAAGCTCGAAACGGGCGACCTAAATCTGGAATTTACCGAATTCAATATTGTAGATGTGATCCAGAATGTTTTGGATCTTCTGGAAATGCGTGCCGATCAGAAAAACATTATACTGATGTTTGATCGGAAATATACTAAGCCGGTAAAGGTTTTTGCCGATAAAGAGCGCATCCAGCAGGTAGTGACCAATCTTGTTGAAAATTCCATCAAATACGGAAAAGAAAACGGAACAACCGAAATCAGTATCGAGGATTTGGTCAATAACAAAGTGATTATTCGTGTAACCGATAATGGGGAAGGAATTCAAAAGCAGTTTATTTCCCGTTTATTCGAACGATTCTTCCGTGTGGACAAAAGTGGTGCGCGCTCCGAAGGCGGTTCCGGTTTGGGATTGGCCATCGTAAAGCACATCATCGAAGCGCACGACGAACGTATTTATGTAGAAAGTAAAATCGGTGTCGGATCAGAGTTTTCCTTTACGCTCGAAAAGACAAAATAA
- a CDS encoding TonB-dependent receptor, translated as MKLKLLLTTLLFTVFAFAQKGTVKGTITDKEMNNEPLPFASVTIKGTTIGANTDEKGTFSLSVPEGNHILMIAFLGYQTVEVPFKIASGETKTIDKALGTAGVQLEDVVLKIETNRQKESALLVEQKKAIEIKQSIGAQELSRKGVSDVATAVTKTTGITKQEGSGNIYVRGLGDRYNSTTMNGLPIPSNDPEKKNIRLDIFPTDIVEYVSIDKVYNGKTSGDFAGGNVDIVSKDYKGKGFLRLDIGSNANTNALAEDNFRLPKGPNSFGFSNPANPKTISTYDFNTLQFEGKTPVAGSFGISGGKSFDIGSESKLSIFATGSFGNEYTSKRDGSAKGSVNGDGSLVNRNFKTFSSMGYNTNTTGLVNVGYKINNNHKVSFNSLFINTSSQVKDEYFGYIADLADAGNGLIRRSEYVKNTLFVNQLLGEHTLSDRSKFNWGVAQNNITGDTPDRMYNTLRKNDTGYTIISQSKPDNHRYFQRLKEYETVATASVDYKFHKTNGGDFRGKFTAGYNGRFKNRDFKATQFNFKTFGPYTTTIVDPDNLDLFYNQQNLSNGYFEISTFVGNAEIANALDPQKYSGEQFIHGGYLNTEYKFSDKLTAVLGLRAEYIFQKVDWKTQLDPVGDKDEFKKTTFLPNLIMKYELNEKQNLRLGMSKTYTLPQFKERALFIYEDVTEVKVGNPDLYPSDNYNLDLKWEMFPKSEELISFTAFGKYILNPINEVTIASSTNDISFINTGDRGYVAGAEAEFRKLIFQSGENNSKKVTAGINASYMYTTQDLNGSKVDKETRYNVDFTKSKSAFTGASPLLLNADVSFFKEWNNKESNISTTLAYSYFSDRIYALGTNLRGDQVDKAVGTLDFIVKSKINKNLGIGLMAKNILNPKIERVQENNNGDVTLLTYTKGMNLSFNINYQF; from the coding sequence ATGAAACTTAAGTTATTACTAACAACATTATTGTTCACGGTCTTCGCCTTTGCTCAAAAAGGGACTGTTAAAGGTACGATAACAGACAAGGAGATGAACAATGAGCCACTTCCTTTTGCCAGCGTAACAATTAAAGGTACAACAATTGGCGCAAATACCGACGAAAAAGGGACATTTAGTTTGAGCGTTCCGGAAGGAAACCACATTCTAATGATTGCCTTCTTAGGATATCAAACCGTAGAAGTGCCTTTTAAAATTGCTTCGGGCGAAACGAAGACAATTGACAAAGCACTAGGTACTGCCGGTGTACAACTGGAAGATGTGGTTTTAAAAATCGAAACCAACCGTCAGAAAGAAAGCGCGCTTTTAGTAGAACAGAAAAAAGCCATCGAAATAAAACAAAGTATCGGAGCACAGGAACTTTCCCGTAAAGGCGTGAGCGATGTAGCTACTGCGGTTACCAAAACGACCGGTATTACCAAACAGGAAGGTTCCGGAAATATCTATGTGAGAGGTTTGGGCGACCGTTATAATTCGACTACAATGAACGGCTTACCTATCCCTTCAAACGATCCGGAAAAGAAAAACATCCGATTGGATATTTTCCCAACCGATATCGTAGAATATGTATCGATCGACAAAGTATATAACGGAAAAACGTCGGGTGATTTTGCCGGAGGTAACGTCGATATCGTTTCCAAAGATTACAAAGGAAAAGGATTTTTACGTCTGGATATTGGTTCCAACGCCAACACCAATGCATTGGCCGAAGACAACTTCCGCCTTCCAAAAGGGCCAAACAGTTTCGGCTTTAGCAATCCGGCTAATCCGAAAACGATTTCAACTTATGATTTCAACACCTTGCAATTTGAAGGAAAAACTCCGGTAGCCGGTTCTTTCGGAATCTCAGGAGGTAAATCGTTCGACATCGGTTCGGAAAGCAAATTGAGTATTTTCGCCACCGGATCTTTCGGAAACGAATACACCTCAAAACGCGACGGAAGCGCTAAAGGTAGCGTAAACGGTGACGGAAGTTTGGTAAACCGAAACTTCAAGACCTTCTCTTCTATGGGTTACAATACGAATACAACCGGATTGGTGAATGTGGGTTACAAAATCAACAACAATCATAAAGTAAGCTTTAACTCTTTATTTATCAATACATCCAGCCAGGTTAAAGACGAGTATTTCGGTTATATCGCCGATCTTGCCGACGCTGGTAACGGATTGATTCGCCGTTCAGAATATGTAAAAAACACCTTATTCGTAAACCAATTATTAGGCGAACACACGCTTAGTGATCGTTCTAAATTCAATTGGGGTGTTGCTCAAAACAACATCACTGGTGACACTCCGGACAGGATGTATAACACCTTACGAAAAAACGATACCGGATACACCATCATCAGTCAGTCAAAACCGGACAACCACCGTTATTTCCAACGTCTAAAAGAATACGAAACGGTTGCTACGGCTTCGGTTGACTATAAGTTCCACAAAACCAACGGTGGCGATTTTAGAGGTAAATTTACAGCCGGTTATAACGGTCGTTTTAAAAACAGAGATTTTAAAGCCACTCAGTTTAACTTTAAAACATTTGGCCCTTACACGACCACTATTGTAGATCCTGACAACCTGGATTTATTCTATAACCAACAAAATCTAAGCAATGGTTATTTTGAAATCAGTACGTTTGTTGGAAATGCTGAAATCGCAAACGCACTTGATCCTCAGAAATATTCCGGAGAACAATTCATCCACGGTGGTTATTTGAACACCGAATACAAATTCAGCGACAAATTAACTGCTGTTTTAGGATTACGTGCCGAGTATATCTTTCAGAAAGTAGATTGGAAAACGCAATTGGATCCAGTTGGGGACAAAGATGAATTCAAAAAAACAACCTTCCTTCCAAACTTGATCATGAAATACGAACTAAACGAAAAACAAAACCTTCGTTTAGGAATGAGCAAAACCTACACTTTACCACAGTTTAAAGAAAGAGCTTTGTTTATCTATGAAGATGTAACTGAAGTAAAAGTAGGTAACCCGGATTTATATCCTTCCGACAACTATAATTTAGACCTGAAATGGGAAATGTTCCCGAAAAGCGAAGAGTTGATTTCGTTTACTGCTTTCGGAAAATACATCTTAAATCCGATTAACGAAGTAACAATCGCTTCTTCTACCAACGATATTTCCTTTATAAACACCGGAGATCGCGGTTATGTTGCCGGAGCCGAAGCCGAATTCCGTAAACTGATCTTCCAATCGGGCGAAAACAACAGTAAAAAAGTAACAGCCGGAATCAACGCTTCTTATATGTATACCACTCAGGACTTAAACGGTTCGAAAGTGGACAAAGAGACGCGTTATAATGTTGACTTTACCAAATCGAAAAGTGCCTTTACCGGAGCATCGCCTTTATTACTAAATGCTGACGTATCGTTCTTTAAAGAATGGAACAACAAAGAATCGAACATCTCCACTACTTTAGCCTACTCATATTTCTCGGATCGTATCTATGCTTTAGGGACCAACTTACGCGGTGATCAGGTGGACAAAGCTGTAGGAACCTTAGATTTTATTGTAAAATCAAAAATCAATAAAAACTTAGGTATCGGACTAATGGCTAAAAACATTTTAAATCCTAAAATCGAACGCGTACAGGAAAACAACAACGGTGATGTTACCTTGTTAACCTATACCAAAGGAATGAACCTGAGCTTTAACATCAACTACCAGTTTTAA
- a CDS encoding T9SS type A sorting domain-containing protein: MKKNYFYIILVAFFLFSANLFAQEGKGSSGTTIEGLNIYPNPTNGDKIYITSKSAQDKEVEIFDVLGKRILQATLNSKELNIANLNTGVYIIKIKEGEASATRKLIIK; encoded by the coding sequence ATGAAGAAAAATTACTTTTATATTATCTTAGTTGCCTTTTTTCTGTTTTCTGCCAATTTATTCGCGCAGGAAGGAAAAGGTTCTTCGGGTACCACTATCGAAGGTCTAAACATTTATCCAAATCCAACCAACGGGGACAAAATATACATTACTTCCAAATCGGCACAAGATAAAGAAGTTGAAATTTTTGATGTATTAGGCAAACGTATTTTACAAGCTACTTTAAACTCAAAAGAGCTGAATATCGCCAATTTAAACACCGGTGTTTATATCATCAAAATCAAAGAAGGCGAAGCTTCCGCAACAAGAAAGCTTATTATCAAATAG
- a CDS encoding T9SS type A sorting domain-containing protein, protein MKKLYTLLATVALSYAVNAQNLIPNGGFENWTAGAPDSWTVTVPANGGSVTLETAAGNVHGGTSSAKFTAPAGTGNVRAGVADFAVVAGHQYTLTYWYKDETDNAKGRHWGAWRTSSAGITDTSLQPDYYGNTTGWQQVSVTATAPAGATILRFDFRVYQDTGNSGAIYYDDVTLVDNTLGLQENAIAGLKVYPNPVSGNNFYISSDASAVKSVAVYDVLGKQVINTRVENEAAINVSNLNAGVYIVKITEEGKTATRKLVIK, encoded by the coding sequence ATGAAAAAACTTTACACTTTATTAGCAACTGTTGCATTATCGTATGCTGTCAATGCTCAAAACTTAATACCTAACGGTGGATTTGAAAACTGGACTGCTGGTGCTCCTGACTCATGGACAGTAACTGTTCCTGCAAACGGAGGATCTGTTACTCTTGAAACTGCGGCTGGTAACGTACACGGTGGTACAAGTTCAGCTAAATTTACAGCACCTGCTGGAACAGGTAACGTAAGAGCTGGTGTTGCTGACTTTGCTGTAGTTGCTGGTCACCAATACACATTGACATACTGGTACAAAGACGAAACAGACAATGCTAAAGGAAGACACTGGGGAGCTTGGAGAACTAGCTCAGCTGGTATCACTGACACTTCATTACAACCTGACTATTATGGAAACACTACAGGATGGCAACAAGTTTCTGTAACGGCTACTGCTCCAGCTGGTGCAACTATCTTGCGTTTTGACTTCCGTGTATACCAAGACACTGGAAACTCAGGAGCTATATATTATGATGACGTAACTTTAGTAGATAACACACTAGGATTACAAGAAAATGCTATCGCTGGTTTAAAAGTATACCCTAACCCGGTATCTGGAAACAACTTCTATATTTCATCTGATGCTTCAGCTGTAAAATCAGTTGCTGTTTATGATGTATTAGGAAAACAAGTAATCAATACACGTGTTGAAAACGAAGCTGCTATCAACGTTTCTAACTTAAACGCTGGTGTTTATATCGTTAAAATCACTGAAGAAGGAAAAACGGCTACTAGAAAATTAGTTATCAAATAA
- a CDS encoding response regulator transcription factor — protein MKKKDIKILLVDDEQDILEIVGYNLSQEGYQIVTASNGKEAILKAKKEMPQLIIMDVMMPEMDGMEACENIRKIPELANVIITFLTARSEDYSQVAGFDAGADDYIAKPIKPKVLVSKVKALLRRLKEDEQQGDVLRVGEIEINREEYKIVKEGEEIILPRKEFELFYLLASKPGKVFKREEILDKVWGNEVVVGGRTIDVHIRKLREKIGDDLFKTIKGVGYKLEI, from the coding sequence ATGAAGAAAAAAGACATTAAGATTTTATTGGTTGATGATGAGCAGGATATCCTCGAAATCGTAGGGTATAATCTATCACAGGAAGGTTATCAGATCGTAACGGCAAGCAATGGTAAAGAGGCCATTTTAAAAGCTAAAAAGGAAATGCCACAGTTGATCATTATGGATGTGATGATGCCCGAAATGGATGGGATGGAAGCGTGCGAAAACATCCGTAAAATCCCGGAACTGGCCAATGTGATCATAACATTCCTGACCGCAAGAAGTGAAGATTATTCACAAGTAGCAGGATTCGATGCCGGAGCCGACGATTACATCGCCAAACCGATTAAACCGAAAGTTCTGGTGAGTAAGGTAAAAGCTTTATTGCGTCGCTTAAAAGAAGATGAGCAACAAGGTGATGTATTACGGGTAGGTGAAATTGAAATCAACCGCGAAGAATACAAAATTGTAAAAGAAGGAGAAGAAATTATCCTGCCGCGTAAAGAATTTGAATTGTTCTACCTTTTGGCTTCCAAACCCGGAAAAGTATTCAAACGAGAAGAAATTCTCGACAAAGTATGGGGTAACGAAGTAGTGGTTGGCGGCCGAACAATCGACGTTCATATCCGAAAACTAAGAGAAAAAATCGGAGACGATCTATTTAAAACCATCAAAGGAGTCGGTTACAAATTAGAGATATAA
- a CDS encoding T9SS type A sorting domain-containing protein: MRQIYLALFSIALSVTANAQTNLIPNGNFETWTNNTTPSGFTPVNTETFSANNFITRETSIFKSGASAVKHQSQDDTQTVSPNDLIPVTPGNNYTISYWFLDNDTKARSRAWHSWVNISNGNESELTDHRDALHPTTYSSNNAQWVQVTFTLTAPTNATHFRFQARTYRQSATSVGGFIYYDDFSMVNNTPMGLTDHQIDGLKLYPNPASNNDNLYITSTTGSDKTIEIYDILGKQVLNLKSENNNPIQLSNLNTGVYLLKITEEGKTATQKLIIK, from the coding sequence ATGAGACAAATTTACCTGGCTTTATTCAGCATCGCATTGAGCGTAACCGCTAACGCCCAAACGAACTTAATTCCAAACGGGAATTTTGAAACCTGGACCAACAACACGACTCCAAGCGGATTTACACCTGTAAACACGGAAACCTTCTCGGCTAATAATTTTATTACACGCGAAACCAGTATCTTTAAAAGCGGCGCATCAGCTGTAAAACATCAATCACAGGACGATACACAAACCGTAAGTCCGAATGATCTAATCCCGGTTACTCCCGGAAATAACTACACTATTTCCTACTGGTTTTTGGATAACGATACCAAAGCCCGTAGCCGTGCCTGGCATTCCTGGGTTAACATTTCCAACGGAAACGAATCGGAACTAACCGACCACAGAGATGCATTACACCCAACAACATATTCCAGCAACAATGCACAATGGGTACAAGTAACTTTTACCCTAACCGCTCCAACAAATGCGACACATTTCCGTTTTCAGGCGCGTACCTACAGACAATCAGCAACCAGCGTTGGTGGCTTTATTTACTATGATGATTTTTCAATGGTAAACAACACCCCAATGGGACTAACCGATCACCAAATCGACGGTTTAAAATTATACCCGAATCCGGCCAGCAACAATGATAACCTTTATATTACTTCGACAACAGGATCTGATAAAACAATTGAGATTTATGATATCCTTGGAAAACAGGTTCTGAATTTGAAATCCGAAAACAACAACCCTATTCAGCTTTCCAATCTAAACACCGGAGTGTATCTTTTAAAAATTACAGAAGAAGGAAAAACCGCCACACAAAAACTGATCATCAAATAA